The following is a genomic window from Deltaproteobacteria bacterium PRO3.
TATAGACCGAGTAGATCGTGCTGTACCAGTGCGGCTCCAGCGACATCAGCCAGTCGTAGCTCGCCATCGCGAAGGTCAAGGCGAAGACCAAGATGAAGAGCGCCGAGACGCGGATGCTGCGCCGGTGGAGCGAGAGGTCCGGGTTCGCGTCCTGCCGCAGGGAATAACGGCGCAATAAATAGGTCAGCAGGATCCAGAGGCCGAAATACGCGACCATGCGCCCGAAGAAGAAGGGCACGTTCAGGTAGGGCTCTTTGTGTCGCAGGAGCGGGTCGTGCAAGACGGCGTCGTGATGCGACCAATGGTAGAGCGAGTGCATCCCGAAGACCAGCGTCAGCATGAGTAGGAGGGCCACCGGGAGAAAGCGCGTCATCGCCTCGGGGACGCGCTTGAAGTTGGAGGCCCAGCCGGCGTTGGTCACGTAGAGGATGGCCAGGAAAAAGGCGGCCGCCAAGGCCAGCGACGTGTAGTAAAAATTGTTGATCAGGAGGTTCGCCCACATCCGCGCCGGATCCAAGAAGGCGCCCGCGGCCAGGGCGGCGAAGCCCGCGGCCATCAGGACATAGCTCCAACGCTTGTAAACGGGCGCAAAGGTGAAACTCGGCTTGATCTTCATGGGGCCCTCCCTCCCGAGGGAAGCGATTCGGCGGCCGGGGACGGGGCCGGCGCGGACGGGGCGGATTCCGCCGCGGGCTTAGTCTCCGCTCCGGGTGTCAGGCCCTGCAGCTTGCGCAGGTAAAAGACCAGCTTCCAGCGATCCTCCGGCCTAATCTGGCTCGCGTAGGCGGCCATCTCGCCGGACCCCACGGTGACGATGTGAAAGAGCCGCCCGTCGGGATACTGCATCAAGGTCTTCCCGGTCAGGGACGGCGGGTTCGGGTACTTCGGGATCAGCGGGCCGTCCCCCTGCCCCGTCTCGCCGTGGCAGATCAGACAAAAGTTGCGATACACCTTCTCCCCGCGCGCCAGGGCCTCCGGCGTGAAGGGGACCGGATTCTTCAGCTCTACCCCGGCCCGCTGGGCGTCCTCCGGCGTCGCGCCGTAGGGATAGGGCATAAAGCCGCGCGGCACGGTGCCCGCCGGCGGCGCCTGCAGGGTCTTGCCGTCCTTGAAGTTGGGGTTCGGCGCGAAGGCGTCGTAGGGCACCGAGCGCACCATCTCGGGCAGGAACTCGTAGCCCGGCTGCTTGGGGCTCGAGTCGCAGGCCGCCAAGGCCAGGAGGGCCGAAGCCAAAAAGCCGCGGATCAGGGCGCGCCTCAACACAGGACCTCCTTGCTCTCCACCGCGAAGGCGCCGAGCTCGCCCAGCAGGCGCCGGGCCTGCGGCTCATCCAGCGAGGCGTCGCGCTGCTCCAAGACGAGGGCGAAGGTGTCGTTGGTGACGCGCGGGTGAAAGACCCTCGCCCTCGATCCGGGAAACAGCCTGGAACGGAGGAAAAAAGCAAAGACGGTGCTCAGGGCCCCTAACAGGACGGTGATCTCGAAGGCCACCGGGAGCCAGGCCAGGGTGGAGTTGTCGGGCTTGCCGCCGACGTTGATCGGCCAGTCCACCACCGAGGTCCAATACTGGAAGGCCATGGCGAGGGCGAGACCCACGAAGCCCGCGACAAAGGTCACGTAAGGCAGCCGCGAGCGCCTCAGCCCCATCGCCTCGTCGATCCCGTGGATGGCGTAGGGGGAGTAGACGTCCTCGATCGCGAAGCCGCGCTCGCGCAGCGCCCGCACCGCGCCCAACAACGCGTCCTCTTCCTGAAAATGTCCCACCAGGTACTTCTTAAACATTCCGAATCACCTCTTCCCGCTTGTTCTGCGCGGACAGGACGATCTTCACCTCGTGGATCGCGATGCCCGGCAAAAACCGGATGAACAGGAGAAAACAGGTGAAGAACAGCCCGAAGGTCCCGAGGAAGGTCCCGACCTCGACGAAGGTGGGCTTGTACATGGCCCAGCTGGAGGGCAGGAAGTCGCGATGCAGCGAGGTGACGATGATGACGAAGCGCTCGAACCACATCCCGACGTTGACCAAGATCGAGAGGATGAACATGGGGACGATGCTGGTGCGGATCTTCTTGAACCAAAAGAGCTGCGGGACGACCAGGTTGCAGGTCATCATCGTCCAATAGGCCCAGGCGTAGGGGCCGGTGGCCCGGTTTTTAAAAGTGAACATCTCGTACGCGTTGCCGCTGTACCAGGCCATGAAGAATTCGGTGATGTAGGCGAAGCCGACGATCGAGCCGGTCGCGAGGATCACTTTGCACATGTTCTCGAGGTGGTGCATCGTGATGTAGTTCTCCCAGTGCATCACCCTGCGGGTGAGGATCAACAGGGTCAGCACCATCCCGAAGCCGGAGAAGACCGCGCCGACCACGAAGTAAGGCGGAAAGATCGTCGTGTGCCAGCCGGGAATGACCGAGGTCGCGAAGTCCATGCTGACGATGGTGTGCACCGAGACAACCAGCGGCGTAGCGAGACCGGCCAGGATGAGGGTGAGCGTCTCGTAACGCGCCCAGGTCCGGCTCGAGCCGTCCCAGCCGAGGCTGAAGACCGAGAAGAGCCACTTCTTGACCTTGTTCGTCGTCCGGTCCCGCAGCGTGGCGAGGTCGGGGATCATCCCGATGTACCAGAAGACCGCCGAGACGATGAAATAGGTGCTGATCGCGAAGACGTCCCAGAGCAGCGGGGAGCGGAAGTTCACCCACAGCGAGCCGCGCAGATTGGGATAAGGAAAGACCCAGAAGGCCAGCCAAGGCCGCCCCATGTGGATGACCGGGAAGACCGCCGCGCAGAGCACCGCAAAAATGGTCATCGCCTCCGCCGCGCGGTTGATCGAGGTGCGCCACTTCTGGCGGAACAGCAGCAGGATGGCGGAGATCAAGGTGCCCGCGTGGCCGATGCCGACCCAGAAGACGAAGTTGGTGATGTCGAAGGCCCAGCCGATCGTCTTATTGAGGCCCCAGACGCCGATCCCTTTCTTGATCTGGTAGCCCACCAAGGCGACGCCCATCAGCAAGGTCAGCAAGGAGAGCAGGAAGAGGAGCTTCCACCCGGCGCCGGCCTTCCGCTCCAGCGGACGACAGACGTCTTCGGTCACGTCCACCATCGATTTCTCTCCGGTGACCTGCGGGGGACGCAGCGGGCTTGAGACGGTCAATCGCGACATAGCCTATTCCTTGTTCCGCACCTTGGTGAGGTATCCCACCGCGGGGCGCACGTTCAATTCCTCCAACACCGCGTAGTAGCGCTCGTCCTTGAGCAGCTTCGAGATCTCGCTGTTCGGGTCGTTCAGGTCGCCGAACACGATGGCCTTGCCGGGGCAGGACTGCTGGCAGGCCATCTGGATCTCGCCGTCCTGGAGCGCCCTCCCCTCGTTCTTCGCCTGCAGCTTGCCCTCCTGGATGCGCTGGATGCACATCGAGCACTTCTCCATGACGCCGCGCGAGCGCACCGTGATGTCGGGATTTAAGGCCAGCTTGGCGACCTGGTCGTTGAGGTTGAAGTCGAACTCGGGGTTGTCGGCGTAGTCGAACCAGTTGAAGCGCCGCACCTTGTAGGGGCAGTTGTTGGCGCAGTAGCGGGTGCCGACGCAGCGGTTGTAGACCTGCTGGTTGAGGCCGTCGGAGCTGTGCACCGTCGCCAGGACGGGGCAGACGGTCTCGCAGGGGGCGTTGCCGCAGTGCTGGCACATCATCGGCTGGTGCAGGGTCTCGGGATTTTCCGCATCGCCGACGTAATAGCGGTCGATGCGGATCCAGCCCATCTCGCGCCGGCGCCAGACCTCCTCTGCGCCGACCACCGGGACGTTGTTCTCCACCTGGCAGCCGATCAGGCAGCCGGAGCAGCCGGTGCAGGCGTTGAGGTCGATGGCCATGCCCCAGCTGTGGGCGCCCTCTTTCCAGGCGGGCCACAGCGAGATCAGCTTGGGCCTATCCTCATTGCCGGCCCGCGGGTTTCTCTTGTACTCGTCGAAGCGGGTCTGGCGGACGATGGCGCGCCCCTCCATGCTGCCGTGGGTCTGCGTCGTCGCGACGCGCTGCGTGCGCCCCGTAGCGGCGAGCCGGACGCCCGAGATCGCGTAGCGAAAATACCCGTCCGCATAGCCGAGGACCGGGTAGGCGTCGGCACCCACGCCCTTCCCCACCTTTCCCGCCGCGCTGCGCCCGTAGCCCAGCGCCGCGCCGAGGGTCTTGGCCGGCATGCCGGGCTGGAGGAAGACGGGCAATTCCAAATTTCCCCGCTCGGTTTCCACCCGAACGACGTCCCCGTCCTTCCAGCCGCGCCGGGCCGCCTCGGCGGGCGCGATCTTCAGGACGTTGCCCCAGGTCACCTTCGTCACCGGGTCGGGCAATTCCTGCAGCCAGGGGTTGTTGGCCGCCGCGCCCTCGCGCAGGGCAATGGACTCGTAGACCTGCATTTGGAGGGCCTCGCCGCCGGCGGCGCGGAGCCGCGGATCCGCCAGGGCCGCGCGCGCGATCTCGACGGGGTTCTCCACGAGGGCTTTCGCCTGGGGATCCGATCCCGGCAGGCGAAATACCCCGTCATGGAGAGAAAAGTTCCAAAACTCCCGGAAGGAGAGAAATTTTGTCTGTCGGGGATAGAGCGTCTTTTCCCAATGGGCCTGGAGGTAACGGTAGAAATCCGGACCTAAGCCCAGCCAGCGCAGCAGGCTGTCCTGGAAGCCGCGGTTGTCGAAGAGCGGCGCGATCAAGGGCTGTGTCAGATGGAAGAGTCGCGCGCGGGGCTCGGCGTCGTTCCAGGCCTCGAGGAAGTGCAGGCCCGGCGCCTGGGCGCGGACCAGGGCGGCGGTCTCGTCGGGCGCGGGGCTGAAGGAGAGGGAGAGCGGGACCTTCTTCAAGGCCTCGCGGAATTCCGCGGCCAAAGGATTGTCGTAGGCGGGGTTCACGCCCTCGACCAGAAGAACCGCGACCTCCCCGCGCTGCATCGCCGCCACCAACTCGGCGAGTCCGGCCTCGTCGCCCTGCTTTTGGCGGGAGACACCGTCCAAATCGACGGTCTTGCCGATATTGCCGAGCAGGGCGTTGATCGCGTTGACCGCGGCCTGGACCAGGGGTTCGTTGGAGCCGCTGACCACCAGAGACTTCCCGCGATGGGCCCACAGATCCTTGGCGACTGCCTGGATTTTTTCCAGGGGCAAACCCTGCTTGGGAAATTCCGGCAGGGCCGCGCCGCCGGCCAGGGCCTGAACGGCCTCCAAGAGGGCCAAGGTCGCCCAGGACGTTTGGTCGGGCGCGATCGGGAGGCGCAGGTCCGCGTTGCTGCCGGTCAGGCTGAAATCGGACTCGATCTGCACATGGCGGGAGGGCGCGACGCCCGGCTTGAGCTTGCGGCGCGAGACGTACTGCCGCGTGAACTCCACCGGCGAGAGCCAGGCGCCCAGGAAGTCCGCCTGGATGCCGACGACGCGCTCGGCCAGGTCGAAGCGATAGGTCGGCAGGACCGCCGCGCCGAAGCTCTTGCGGTTGGCCTCGCGAATCGCCTTGGCCGAGACGGAGTCGTAGGCGACGTGACTCGATCCCGGAAATTTCTTCAGAAACTCCTCGATAAGCGCGAGGGTGGAGGGACCGTTGATCGTCCCTGTCAGGAGGACGGCCTTGCGCCCCTCCGCGCCGGCGGAGGCCAGGGCCGCGCGAACCCTGTCGTCCAGGGCGTCCCAGGCGATGGGGTTTCCGTCCCAGCGCGGGGCCTTCAGGCGCGCCCCGTCGTAGAGGGAGAGCAGGCTCGCCTGCCCCACCGCGCAGACGCCGCCCTGATTGAGCGGGGATTCGGGATTGCCCTCCACCTTGATCGGGCGACCGTCCCGGCTCTTGACCAAAAGGCCGCACCCGGCGCTGCAGCCCGCGCAGGTCGTGGCGTACCAATTGGCCACGCCCGGCGTCAGCTCCTCGGGCTTTTGCAAAAAGGGGATCGCCTTGTGAACCGGGGAACGGGTGCAGGCCGTCATCGCGACGGTGCCGAGTCCGAAGCCCATGAGCTTCAAGAAGTCGCGGCGCGAGGCGCTCCACTCGGGAAATTCGTCGGCGCTTTCCTCGCGCCAGGCCGGGTCCTCGCGCAGCTCCTCGAGGCTTTTCCAGGCCTTCTTCTCCGGGACCGGTTTTTTCGAGTCAGAGTTCATAAATCCTTTAGTAATGGCACTTGGCGCAGTCCATGCCGCCGACGAAGGCCTTCGGCATCTTCTCGCTCAGGAATTCGGCCGCCGCGGCCTTTTCGTGCCCGGGCGGCGGCGCAATGCCCTGCTGCCGGTGGCAATCGATGCACCAGCCCATCGTCAGCGGCTGGTCCTGGCGCATCCGCCCCATGGTTTCGACCGGGCCGTGGCAGCTGCGGCAGTCGACGCCCGCGTTCACGTGCTGGCTGTGGTTGAAGTAGACGAAGTCCGGGAGGTTGTGGACCTTCACCCACTCGATGGGCTTGTTCTCGGCCACCGCCTTGGCGATCTTCTGGATCTCGGGCGAATCCTTTTTGATCTTGTTGTGGCAGTTCAGGCAGACATTGGCCGGCGGGATGCCCGCGTGCCGGCCCTGCTCGGCTCCGAAGTGACAGTAGCGGCAGTCGATCTTGTTCTCGCCGACGTGGATCTTGTGGGAGAAGGCGATCGGCTGATCGGGCTCGTAGCCCTGGTTCACGCCCACCCGCATCCCGGCGCGGATCAGCCAAGCGACGAGCGTCGCGACGCCGACCAGCAATAGGACTGCGGCGAGCTTGGCGGCCGGGCTGGCCTTTGATTTTTGATCGTGCTCTCTCATGGTGCTTAACAGGGCTTCTCGCAGCCTTTCCGTCGGTAGAACCACCAGTTGATGGCGATGTTCAGCAGATAGAAGACCGCGACGCCGTAGAAGAATCCGTTCACCGAACCCGTTTTCGTCAGGACCTTCCCGATCAACAGCGAAAAGAGGAAGGGGCCATACGCGGCCACCGCCGCCGTCCAGCCCAACACCCCGCCCGCCTGGCGCGGCGGAAAGATCACCGGAATCTGCCGGAAGGTCGAGGCGTTCCCGATCCCCGAGAAAAGGAAGATCCCCAGCATGCAGAAGACGAACCACGGAAACTGCGCCATCGAGGTAGGCTGGGTGAAAAAGGTGACCGCGATGGAAAAGGCGAGCAATCCGATGCCGCTGAGCTGCGTGAAGATCGCACCGCCCCACTTATCGCTGGGCGGCCCCATCACGATGCGGATCGTCGATCCGATCAGGGGGCCGAGGAAGGCGTACTTCAAGGGATCCGGGGAATCCGGAAAATTCCCGTAGACCGACTTGATCAGGAGCGGAAAGGCCGCGGAAAAACCCGAGAAGGAACCGAAGGTCATGACGTAGAGCGAAGTCATCAACCAGGTATGTTTGTCCTTGAAGATGTCGGACTGCTCCCGGACGGAGGCGCGCACCGGAACGCTGCGCAGTAGGAACCAGGCCAGGAATCCGAGGACCACCAACAAGGGAACGTACCAGAAGGCCGCATTCTGCAGCCAAATCGGCTTGGTCACCGCGCCCTTGGTGAAGGTCTGCGGATCGCCGCCCAAAGCGCCCAGGGCCGCGAAGCCGATGATCCAGGGGGTGACAAACTGGGTGAGGCTGACGCCGAAATTGCCGATCCCCGCCTGGATGCCGAGCGCCGTGCCCTGAAGGCGCTTGGGGAAGAAGAGGCTGGTGCTGGGCATGTAGGAGGAAAAGTCCCCCCCGCCGAAGCCCGCCGAGAAGGCGAGGACCATGAAAATCCAGAACGGAGTCTCTGGATTCATGACGGCAAGACCGATCCCCACGCAGGGAATCAACTTCAGAAATGTCGAGACGGTAACCACCGCTCGCGTGCCGAAGATGGGAATGAGGAAGGTGTGGAGGATGCGCAGCGTCCCTCCCGCCAAGCCCGGCATCGCGGCCAGCCAGAAGAGCTGCATGGTGTCGAACTTGAACCCGATATTGGGCATTCGCACCACGATCGCGCTCATCATGAACCAGGAGGCGAAGGAAAGAACCAGACAAAGCGTGGTAATGGTAAGGGTCCGCCAAGCGATGGCCTTGCCCTGACCCTCCCAAAAACCGAGGTCTTCCGGCTTCCATTCCTTCAGCCAGGATTTGCCTCGGTTCGCGGGGAGGCCCGCGTCGGGGGGAACTGCGGCCGATGATTTCATGGAGGTAGACGTCATAAAGCTCCTTTAAGAATTCACACGCCTCAGTTCCGTAACTCCGGAGGAGATCTTCGCCTCTGAAGTATCCAGCGCCTTGCCGCCCTCTCCCACCCAAGTCTTGGTCCACGATTTACTGAAGATGGCCAAGGCGGCGATGCCCATCACCGCCAACAGGCTCCCGCTGAGAAAACCCGGCGTGAAGCTGCCCACATATTCCTTGCCGATGCCCATCGCATTGGGCAGAAATCCGCCGCCGAGGGCGCCGATCTCGCCGATCAGGCTGCCCGCCACCGCCGTCATGGTGGCGAAACGCAAGGGCACCAGCTGGAAGACCGCGCCGTTGCCCGCGCCCATCGCCGAGAAGCAGACGATCATGATGGCGACCATCACCCAAGGGTTCGCGGGCAAGAAGGCCGCGGCCACCGTGGAGCCGAGAATGATGACAAAGACGGTGCGCAACATCCGGATCCCGCCCATATGGTCGGCCATCCAGCCGCCCGCGATGCGCAGGACGCTGGCCGCGACGATGATGGCGGCGCTGTATTTCCCGATGCTCTGTTTGGCGATGCCGTATTGGTCGTGGAACAGAGTCGGCAAGAAACTGGTCAGGCCGATGTAGCCGCCGAAGGTGACGATGTAGAGCAGGTTGAAGACCCAGGCATCGCGATCGACGAGGATTTTCAGGTAGTCCTTCAGGTTTTCCCGTTTTTGATCCGGCGGTTCCTTGGCGAAGACGGCCAATAGGATCATCGCAAGCAAAATCGGAAAAATGGACAGGCCGTAGACCGCCCGCCAGCCGAAGGCCTTGGCCAGAGGGGGAGCGAAGAGCACCGCCAGCACCGCACCGCTGTTGCCGGCGCCGGCGATACCCATGGCGAGGCCCTTGAACTTGGGCGGATACCAGCCCGAGCCCAGCGAGAGGGCGACGCCGAAGCTGGCCCCCGCCACGCCCAACACGACGCCCATGGCCAGCACGGAACCGTAGCTGCCGGTGAAAAAATATCCGATGCCTAGGCCCACGATGATCAGGCCCATCTCGATCTGCGCCGCGGTCTTGCGCCCGATGTATTGGGAAAGCAGGCCCATCGGAAAGCGCATCAGGGCGCCGGCCATGACGGGCACGGAGACCATGAAGCCCTTCTGCGCGGGCGAAAGGCCGAACTCTTCGCTGATAAAAGGAGCCATGGCGCCGTTCAGCACCCACACGGCGAAGCAGAAGTCGAAATACAACAAGGCGGTGAGCAAGGTGCCGGGATGGCCGGATTTCCAAAATTCTTTAAACCGTTCCATATCCTCTCTCCATTTCCATCCAAAAATTTGTCCCCTAGCCCGCCCGCCGAATCTTCTTCCGGTCGTAGTTCCAAACCACGATCTGGTAGGAACGCCACAGGTACGAGACCGGCACGACCAGGAAGTGGATCAGGCGGGTGAAGGGCAAAATGGCGACGATCAAAAAGGCGGTGAAGACGTGGACCTTGACCAGGGTCGGCATCCCCGCGACGAACTCGACGTTGGGGTTGAGCGTGAAGAGGCCCCGCAGATAAGGCACCAGGGCGGAGGCGTACCAGCTCGAGCCCCAGCGGTAGCCGATCGCCACCGCCACGCCCGAGGCGACCTGCACCAGCAGGACCGCCAGCACCAGGACGTCGACCTTCGAGGTCACCTGGCGGATCCGCGGGTCGCTGATCCGCCGGACGATCAGCAGGACGATGCCGACCAGGGCCAGCAGGCCGAAGGTCAGACCCGTGACCTCGAGGATCAGCAGCCGGATCGGAACGGAGTTCCAGAGCAGGACCTCGCGCGGGAAGAGCAGCCCAATCAGGTGCCCGAGCAGGACGGCGAGGATGCCGTAGTGCCATGGCACCGAGCCCCAGAACAGCTTCTTGCTCTCCAGGAATTCGGAAGAAAGGCTGGTGAACTCGTGGCGCCGGAAGATGTAGCGCCAGACGGAGACGACCACTTCCAACGCGATCGCGACATAAGGGAAGACGACGAAGAGCAGGTAATTTTTCATGACAGGGCTCCTTCCCGGCGCTCGGGCCCGCAGGCCTCGGCGGGAAAATCCTTGCGCAGGACGCCTTGCAGCGCCTGCAGGGCCCCGCCGTAGACGTTCCCCTTCTCCTTGAAACCCGGCAGCATCTTCTCGAGGGCGGGCTCCACGAAGACGCGGCTCAACTCGCCGGCCAACTCGCTCGCCTGAATCTTGGCGAGAAGCCGCAGCAGGTTGGGGAGGTGGTCGGCCAGCTCGGTCCCGCAGCGGTTCTCCGCCTTTTCATGCTCGCGGTTGAGATGGACCAGCAGCTCGCCGCGCTTGTAGTCCTCGCCGAATAGGACGTAGCCGACGTCCAGGTAGCAGACCGGGTGGATCTCGAAGGTGTGGGTGTAGAGCTCCTGGAGCCGCTGTTCGGAGGATTCGCGGACGAAGTCGCGGAGCGGGGCGAGGGCCTCGCCCGCTTCCGGATAGGCGGCCGCGACCTCGGTCAAGGCCGTCTCGATCTCGGCGCGGTCGCCCGTCCAGGGATAGCTGAGGATGCGGGCGAAGCTTTCATAGGGGTGTCTCTGGGCCATGACTATAACCCCCTCCCCACGGCCATCCGGAAGCCGAAGCCGCCGGTGCCCTTCTTCTCGAACTCGGTGTCGAGCATCACGACCGCCTCCTCGCGATGGCTGGGCGGGATGACGAAACGCTCCTCAAAATTGGCCAGCGAGGTCAGCCTGTAGATCGCCTCCGCTTCCTCGGGACTGGTGCCCGTCTCCTTGAGGGCCTTCTGCACGGCCTCGGCCCCGAGGTCGCCGACCGTCTCCTCGCGGCGGTAGAGGCGCACCGCCATCATCTTCTTCAAGACCTCGCGGATCTGGCCCTCGTTGCCGGCCGTGAAGAGGGAGGCCAGGTATTGGATGGGCAGCCGCGCCTGCTCGATGTCGGTGAAAAGCCCCTCGGTGAGGCTCTCGTAGACCCCCTCCTCGCTCATCCCCATGATCGGGAGCAGCGGCGGGACATAGAAGAGCATGGGCAGGGTGCGATATTCGGGGTGGAGGGGCAACGCGAGGCCCCATTCCTTCACGAAGCGGTAGACCGGCGAGCGCTGGGCGTACTCGATGACCGAATCGTGGATGCCGTTCTTCCGCGCCTCGGCGATCACCTTGGGATCCTTGGGATCGAGAATAATCTCGCGGGAGAGATCCAGCAGCTTCGACTCGTCGGCCGAGGCGAATTGGTGGATCAGGTCCGCGTCGTAGAGCATCATCCCCAGGTAGCGGATGCGTCCGACGCAGGAGTGCATGCAGGCGGGCGCCTGCCCCGTCTCGAGGCGCGGGTAGCAGAGGATGCATTTTTCCGACTTGCCCGTGGACCAGTTGTAATAGGTCTTCTTGTAGGGGCAGGCGGTGACGCACATGCGCCAGGCGCGGCACTTCTTCTGGTTGATCAAGACCACGCCGTCCTCGCCCCGCTTGTAGATGGCCCCCGAGGGACAGGCCGCGAGGCAGGCGGGGTTGAGGCAGTGGTTGCAGATCCGCGGCAGGTAGAACATGACCAGCTTCTCGACCTGGAAGAGGGCCTCCTGTTCGGCCTGCGAAAGGTTCTTGAAGTTGGGGTCTTTGCGCGCGTAATCCGGACTGCCGCTCAGGTCGTCGTCCCAGTTGGGACCGGCCTTGATCTCCATGAACTTCCCGGTCAAGAGCGAGACGGGCCGCGCCACCGGCTGGGTATCGCCTTCCGGCGAGTTGAACAGGTCCTCGTAGCGATAGGTCCAGGGCTCGTAGTAGTCGTCGATGGTCGGCAGGTTGGGGTTGTGGAAGATGTTCTTGAAGGCACGCAGCTTCCCCGCGCCTTTCAGCTCGATGGAGTTCCCCTTCTTGACCCAGCCGCCCTTGTAGTCCTCTTGGTTTTCCCAGGCGGTGGGATAGCCGGTGCCGGGCTTGGTCTCGACGTTGTTCCACCACATATATTCCGCGCCCTTGCGGTCCGTCCAAACGTTCTTGCAGGCGATGGAGCAGGTGTGGCAGCCGATGCATTTGTCCAGGTGAAATACGACCGATACTTGTGCGCGAACATCCATAATAACCCTACCAAACCAGGTCTTCGAGCTTGCGGACCATGACATAGGTGTCGCGGTTGCAGCCGGTGGGACCCCAATAATTGAAGTGATAGGTGAACTGGGCATAGCCGCCGACCATCAGGTTCGGCTTCAGCCGCACCCGGGTCAGGCTGTTATGACCGCCCGCCCGCTTGTACTCGCGCAGCGGCGAGCGCGGCACCGAGTAGGTGCGCTCCGGCGAGTGGTAGATGATGCACACGCCCTTCGGGATGCGCGCGCTCACGTTGGCGCGGGTCACCACCACGCCGTGGTCGTTGTGCACCTCCACGTAATCGTTGTCCTCGAGGCCCAGCTCCTTCGCGTCCTCCTCGCCGATCCAGAAGGGCTCGGTGCCGCGGGACAGGGTGAGCATGCGCAGGGTGTCGCCGTAGGTGGAGTGGATGTGCCACTTGCCGTGCGGGGTCAGGTAATTCAGGATCTTCGCCTTGCCCTGCTCCAGGCTCTTCTTCAGATCGCCGTAGGCCTCGGGGCGCGGCGAGGGCTTGTAGACCGGGAGGTTTTCGCCGAAGGCGATGTAGGCCGGGTGGTCCAGGTAGTAGCTGAGCCGGCCGGTGAGGGTGCGCCAGGGCACCTTCCGCTCGACGTTGTAGGTGTAGGCGGAATAGGCGCGGCCCCCGTCCATCAGTCCGGACCAGATCGGGCTGTTCAAGAGGCGGCGCGGCTGCGCGACTAGGTCGGAGAACTCGAGCCGCACGTCGCGGCTGTCCTCAGCCAAGTCGGTAAGCTTGA
Proteins encoded in this region:
- the narH gene encoding nitrate reductase subunit beta, with amino-acid sequence MDVRAQVSVVFHLDKCIGCHTCSIACKNVWTDRKGAEYMWWNNVETKPGTGYPTAWENQEDYKGGWVKKGNSIELKGAGKLRAFKNIFHNPNLPTIDDYYEPWTYRYEDLFNSPEGDTQPVARPVSLLTGKFMEIKAGPNWDDDLSGSPDYARKDPNFKNLSQAEQEALFQVEKLVMFYLPRICNHCLNPACLAACPSGAIYKRGEDGVVLINQKKCRAWRMCVTACPYKKTYYNWSTGKSEKCILCYPRLETGQAPACMHSCVGRIRYLGMMLYDADLIHQFASADESKLLDLSREIILDPKDPKVIAEARKNGIHDSVIEYAQRSPVYRFVKEWGLALPLHPEYRTLPMLFYVPPLLPIMGMSEEGVYESLTEGLFTDIEQARLPIQYLASLFTAGNEGQIREVLKKMMAVRLYRREETVGDLGAEAVQKALKETGTSPEEAEAIYRLTSLANFEERFVIPPSHREEAVVMLDTEFEKKGTGGFGFRMAVGRGL
- the narI gene encoding respiratory nitrate reductase subunit gamma; the protein is MKNYLLFVVFPYVAIALEVVVSVWRYIFRRHEFTSLSSEFLESKKLFWGSVPWHYGILAVLLGHLIGLLFPREVLLWNSVPIRLLILEVTGLTFGLLALVGIVLLIVRRISDPRIRQVTSKVDVLVLAVLLVQVASGVAVAIGYRWGSSWYASALVPYLRGLFTLNPNVEFVAGMPTLVKVHVFTAFLIVAILPFTRLIHFLVVPVSYLWRSYQIVVWNYDRKKIRRAG
- a CDS encoding NarK/NasA family nitrate transporter — protein: MERFKEFWKSGHPGTLLTALLYFDFCFAVWVLNGAMAPFISEEFGLSPAQKGFMVSVPVMAGALMRFPMGLLSQYIGRKTAAQIEMGLIIVGLGIGYFFTGSYGSVLAMGVVLGVAGASFGVALSLGSGWYPPKFKGLAMGIAGAGNSGAVLAVLFAPPLAKAFGWRAVYGLSIFPILLAMILLAVFAKEPPDQKRENLKDYLKILVDRDAWVFNLLYIVTFGGYIGLTSFLPTLFHDQYGIAKQSIGKYSAAIIVAASVLRIAGGWMADHMGGIRMLRTVFVIILGSTVAAAFLPANPWVMVAIMIVCFSAMGAGNGAVFQLVPLRFATMTAVAGSLIGEIGALGGGFLPNAMGIGKEYVGSFTPGFLSGSLLAVMGIAALAIFSKSWTKTWVGEGGKALDTSEAKISSGVTELRRVNS